The Nicotiana tabacum cultivar K326 chromosome 14, ASM71507v2, whole genome shotgun sequence genome contains a region encoding:
- the LOC107818562 gene encoding uncharacterized protein LOC107818562 gives MDKQIMDLTNSQSNNDFINLMNPHQDISGGTKGESIVPSYESHPIRPTGSSPPKSNIDSGHTTGARAWNSAEFKSKTASIRNYGSLDSLAPAKLIVDKDLKTVDSSLLFEIDHTVKKYADSLLLAIESVSARLSQVETRNRQIETSLDDLKLSVDTNHGSTDGKLKLVESIFRAVSSFI, from the exons ATGGACAAGCAGATCATGGATCTAACAAATTCACAGAGCAACAATGACTTCATCAACCTCATGAACCCTCACCAGGACATTAGCGGCGGTACAAAGGGGGAAAGTATTGTTCCGAGTTACGAATCCCACCCGATTCGCCCAACTGGATCATCGCCGCCAAAATCTAATATTGATTCGGGTCATACTACTGGAGCTAGGGCTTGGAATTCTGCTGAATTTAAAAGCAAAACTGCTAGCATCAGA AATTATGGTTCTCTTGACTCACTTGCACCGGCCAAACTCATTGTGGATAAAGATCTGAAAACTGTTGATTCATCTTTGTTATTTGAAATTGATCATACAGTGAAAAAGTACGCTGATAGTCTTCTACTTGCAATAGAGAGCGTGAGTGCTCGACTATCACAAGTAGAAACTCGAAATCGCCAGATTGAAACTTCTCTTGATGACCTCAAGCTTTCTGTTGATACCAACCATGGGAGCACTGACGGAAAACTGAAACTGGTGGAAAGTATTTTCAGAGCGGTATCATCTTTCATATAA
- the LOC142161656 gene encoding uncharacterized protein LOC142161656 yields the protein MEGKNHSDGMSNETYHKVQDGVQVIKNKQDIMDTQLQLARFQVPKLEQEVDTHNTTHVDSAQPRSSAPVLSHQQFPPVLALAQPPFTLPPPNAPPSPPQQNSLSQVQLQNQLAQNPISSGTQNETYFPPIGRAPGNSSQQYQLLAPQQPQTSIPPHPHQGYQPSPSPPYSQPSPPLQGHPPYTSVNHSQPQPPLSRHPEERHHIASQNYPLPNTSQPPSNPASGAPASQQFYAAHSNIFEPPYGRQVSGFSGPSTGPGESYPYSGSPVQHGSDSPLKSQPLLSTAMGQSGGSGYPQLPTARILPQALPTASVVGSGSSSPRTGTRVPIDDVVDKVTNMGFSRDQVRATVRRLTENGQSVDLNVVLDKLMNNGECRPPQGWYGR from the exons ATGGAAGGGAAGAATCATTCCGATGGCATGTCGAATGAAACTTATCATAAG GTGCAAGATGGTGTACAGGTCATAAAGAATAAACAGGATATAATGGATACTCAACTACAGCTTGCAAGATTTCAAGTTCCAAAGCTTGAGCAGGAAGTAGACACCCACAATACTACACACGTGGACTCAGCACAACCTAGGTCATCTGCTCCTGTTCTGTCTCACCAACAATTTCCCCCTGTTTTAGCGCTTGCTCAACCGCCTTTCACTCTTCCTCCACCTAATGCTCCTCCATCCCCTCCGCAACAGAATTCGCTATCTCAAGTTCAGCTTCAGAACCAGTTGGCCCAGAACCCAATTTCTTCTGGCACTCAAAATGAAACTTATTTCCCACCGATTGGTCGAGCACCAGGAAACTCTAGTCAGCAGTACCAGCTGCTGGCACCGCAGCAGCCACAGACCTCTATCCCACCACATCCACATCAAGGGTATCAGCCTTCGCCTTCACCACCGTACTCGCAGCCATCTCCACCTCTTCAAGGGCATCCGCCTTATACATCTGTTAATCACTCACAACCTCAACCTCCATTGAGCCGTCATCCTGAGGAGAGACATCATATAGCATCGCAGAATTATCCACTACCAAATACCAGTCAACCTCCCTCAAATCCAGCAAGTGGAGCCCCTGCGTCCCAGCAGTTTTACGCAGCTCACTCTAATATATTTGAGCCCCCATATGGCAGACAGGTTTCTGGATTTTCTGGTCCATCCACTGGCCCGGGTGAATCTTATCCTTATAGCGGTTCCCCTGTCCAGCATGGCAGTGACTCCCCTTTGAAATCGCAGCCACTTCTTTCGACCGCAATGGGCCAGAGTGGTGGAAGTGGTTATCCGCAACTCCCCACAGCAAGAATATTACCTCAAGCACTACCTACCGCTTCTGTAGTTGGTAGTGGGTCTAGTTCTCCTCGTACTGGCACTAGAGTTCCTATTGATGATGTAGTTGATAAAGTGACAAATATGGGATTTTCAAGAGACCAAGTAAGAGCAACGGTGCGGAGATTGACAGAGAATGGACAGTCAGTTGATTTGAATGTGGTGTTGGACAAGTTGATGAATAATGGGGAATGCCGGCCGCCACAAGGCTGGTATGGTAGATAA